The DNA region ccgCTACTAAACATTATTTTTCCGCCGAGTAACTACAATCAAAATCAGCGACTAATTTGACCACGGTTAACCCGAAAAAAGAAAACAGTCAAAACACTCACCCACCTGCACGGAGTAAGCATAGTTTTCATGGAGGAGCAACTGTGTGAAAGGTTTTGGTTGCAAGTGAATGTCGAGAATGAAAGGGTCAAAGAACTTGAACTGTTGCAACTCGGTGTGCCTAGCCAGGTACAGTTCCCTGGCTCCATTTCCACTCCAATGCGAAGGAGAGGCGCGAGGTATTTCATGCTGCCAGCGCTCCCTGCAACAAGAATTTCAGTTCAATGAAAATGGGGAAAGTGAAAAGAGAGAATCCGAATTGATGAATGGAATTGAAGAGGATTGCTACGTGAAGAAGCGTTGCCAAATGGAATCGGAATAGGCGAGGCGGTTGAGGGCAGTGGAGGTCATCGCCAGACTGCACACGTCGCGGGGGTTGAGGAAGGAGGCGCAGTGAGCAAAGGTGTCGTCGTTCAGATCGGTTATGGTGGTTGCCGCCGGTGATGGCGACTGTGACGGTGGCGGTGACGGGCCCGCCATTAGACCCTAGAATTATAATTATGAGACTGAATGAATGGGGGAAAGGCGAATTGTGTTTTGAATACATTTTCTATTGTCCGTGCATcatcatttttatctttttgaaatagtttaacatatttttttttacttattaaaAATGTGTTCActctttttaaaatataataactcaatcacattaaatatattgaaaagTGTGTTGTTAGAATTTCTCGAGTGTGTAATGAGATTCGTGTCGTGTGACTTCTGTTGGAAGTGTGATGACTTTGAGATGGAGTTGCGTTGCATATGGGGTTTATTGCGAAAAGGGTTAGCGATGGTGGCTTCAAGTTGAACAAGGGGAGCGGtggagaggaaggagaaggaggattGTAGGTGACTGGGGTTGAACTGAGGGAGCAGTGGGGAGGGAGGAGGAGAACAGTGCGTAGGGGGAGTCTAGAGATCGATTCCTAgcgagtgcaatttatctttccgatgtataaaaaaaaaaaacttaacctGCTTTACTTAGAATAGAATGTCAAAAGGGGTTATGTATATTTGCACAACTTTTTTCTTGTGTACCATAAGGAACCCAAATGTGAGTTAATTTATATAATCTAATAagatttataaaaatatagacTTAAtgttagtattttttataagtTGGAAGGGTAAAACCTGAAAAAGAAACTGGATCAGAGAATTCTTAGAGGTTACTACCTTAAAGATATCCTAGATGAACAAATTATAACACTCCATAAGATATGTGAAATAAAACATGAATACTAAAAGTTAACACATGAGCATGTTTAGTTAAACAATCAACCACCAAATTGTCTTTCCTAAGAATATGttggaacttttttttttgactggAAATTTAACATATATTAACTTGACCTCGGCAATACATTCGAAGCAATAAACGAGCGGATacaagggggagtacaacctaACCAAATCTCATCTTGAGAAACTAGCGCACGCTTTGCTAGCCAATGAGCAGCACTATTAGCCTCCCTAAAAACATGAGAAAATGAAATACAAGAAAATAAAGGCACCATGCATAACAACTCTTGAATTAGAAGATCAATGTAAGCTCCACATGCTCCCCTTGTTTGCACCTTCAGAATCACAGTCTGACAATCAGCTTcagcacaaaggctccaaagaCCCAAATCCCGAGCCAGCTTCACACCCAATACAAGGCCAGCCGTTTCTGCCATCTCCGGTGACCACGCGCGCTTATCCTGCTTGCAACATGCGGCCACGACCATCCCTCTATCATCCCTGATCACAGCTGCCAGGCCCCAATCGTTGTCAGCTCCCGCCGCATCAACATTTAACTTATAATACCCCGACGGCGGTGGGCACCAGATGCGAGAGGAAGGCGGTGAAGCAGAGGCTTGAGCGTGCCCACCCAGCTGCTGTTGTTTGCATTTGTACTCATGAAGCTCCTGGATTGCAAACAACGCTACATCAGTCACCACACTATCTTTATTATCAAAGCATAGCCTGTTTCGAGCCCTCCAAATAGCATACGCCACCGCACACACACCTTCCACCACCTCACGGGGTGTAGTCTCAATGAGCTCCAGAAACCAGTTCACAAAAGATCCCACTGGATTATCCTCCCAAACAATTCCCATAATGGAACTAAACCACGCCTGCTTGGCCCAGGGACAATCTCGAAGCAGATGGTCCAAGGTTTCTTCCACCCCAACACAACGAGGACAAAACGGAGAGCAATTAACCCCTTTGTTCCACAAACGTTTCCGAGTTGGGACAATATTGCGAAGAACTCTCCACATAAAATGACCTTGTCTTGGCAGAACCTGTAAGTTCCATAATTTCTTTCAACCGCTGTCCACAGTAGCTGCAGAAGCTCCCTCAGCTTCATGTCTCCCCCAGGCTCGGATACAATGGTAGGCATACTTAACCGAGAATTGGCCATTAGAAGCATCAGCCCATATCAACTTGTCCTCCGCTTGTACGTTCAGCACAGGTATTTGGAGCACTTGACTCGCTTCAAAAGGGAGAAAACAGTGTAGCACACGTTCCCTATCCCACTCATTCCTATCCCGATCAAGCAGTTCAAACACATGCGTAAACTCACACCTGTGCGGCCTACGAGACCATACCTTGTGCCCATGCTGAAGAGGAAGCCAATTATCATCCCAAATACCTCACTACCATGACCCACGCGCCAGAACGAACCTTTCTTAACCACCCAACGAGCCTGGTGAATGCTCCGCCATGTGAAACTAGGGCTATGACCAAGAGACGCCTATAAAAAATGTTGCCTCGGGTAGTATCTTGCTTTTAACACTCTAGACATAAGAGAGTTGGGGAAATGACATAACCTCCAAGCCTGTTTAGCAAGTAAAGCATCATTAAATGCTTTGAAGGATCGAAAGCCCATACCTCCCTCCTTATTTGGTTGGCACAAAGAGTCCCACCGAATCCAATGAATACGCCTCTCCCCATTCTTGCTTCCCCACCAAAATCGAGCAATCATATTCTCTATATGTGTACACAAACCCAGCGGAAGAGAGAAACAACCCATGATGTAAGTTGGAATTGCCTGAGCCACAGACTTGATCAaaatttctcttccagcagcagACAAATAGCCCTCCTTCCAACCCTTAAGTTTCTTCCAAACTCTGTCTTACACGAAATCAAAGACTTGCTTCTTAGATCAACCAACAAATGTATGGAGACCAAGATATTTGGAGAGACTTTCAACAGCCTTAACCTGTAAACAACCCTGCAGGGCATCTTTACAATTTTCTTCCACGTTTCAGCTAAAAGAAAGTTCAGACTTATCCAAATTAATAAGTTGGCCAGACACCTATTGATATTCACCAAGAATAGCATTAACCACATTCGCCTTCTGGTTATTAGCACGGAAGAACACTAAACTATCATCCGCAAAGAAAAGATGAGATATTTCAGGAGCTCTAACAGCAACACGGAAACCATGTAAACTGCCATTCGCTTGGGCACGTAAGTAAAGCCCTGACAATACCTCAACACATAAAATGAACAAGTAAGGAGACAGTGGATCACCTTGTCTCAACCCCCTTGAAGAGCTAAAAGAATGACATGGAGATCCATTAAGAAGCACAGAAAAGCTAGCAGTAGTCACACAACGCATGATCAGATCAATCATCACCTGAGGAAAACCCATGGAAACCAAAACTGTTCTAAGAAAACTCCATTCAACATGATCATACGCCTTCGCCATATCTAATTTAAGACCAACATATCCATGCTTTCCTTTCACCATCTTCCTCATATGATGAAAAGTCTCAAAAGCAATCAAGGCATTATCTGTGATCAATCGTCCAGGCACAAAAGCACTCTGAAACGGCCCAACAATCTCTG from Lotus japonicus ecotype B-129 chromosome 2, LjGifu_v1.2 includes:
- the LOC130736993 gene encoding uncharacterized protein LOC130736993, translating into MWRVLRNIVPTRKRLWNKGVNCSPFCPRCVGVEETLDHLLRDCPWAKQAWFSSIMGIVWEDNPVGSFVNWFLELIETTPREVVEGVCAVAYAIWRARNRLCFDNKDSVVTDVALFAIQELHEYKCKQQQLGGHAQASASPPSSRIWCPPPSGYYKLNVDAAGADNDWGLAAVIRDDRGMVVAACCKQDKRAWSPEMAETAGLVLGVKLARDLGLWSLCAEADCQTVILKVQTRGACGAYIDLLIQELLCMVPLFSCISFSHVFREANSAAHWLAKRALVSQDEIWLGCTPPCIRSFIASNVLPRSS